The Candidatus Zixiibacteriota bacterium genome includes a region encoding these proteins:
- a CDS encoding N-acetylmuramoyl-L-alanine amidase — translation MLAWIGIAPAAPQGPAPRIEVIYPKEGQTVAAVDSTFILGNIKPCTHRDQWRLTINGAAVPVHDSGGFIAFLPIAPGPFTFRLEARPVGYDDAGRQHRQKTSFPENEPSAPIACSITVAIPAPAVSYPRDVLRLGREYRPPAGDLYLAAGDRVEAWIQATPGCRAWFAIPGVADSVPMAETDPRFQPYWGEAVFGEGAVPESLRIAGIYSGFYDVPAAARADSVRLRYFLAPPGPAAQSHTALESASRAADSALLTLRLPDTVLTDSSTWRLSLNSPVFPFTVRFSDSVKVIRYAPQRAYLAVGPPGGVEALAVGRAGDWYKLRLSRSQVAWVDRRTVTPLPRGILPPQSFLRSLRTYRDSAAVRIELPLAGRHAFRVVEDDRRTLRLQLFGVTADTDWIRYDPRDPLIDYAAWSQPEEGLYELTIRLTKDLWGYDAYYRGSTLYLQVYRAPAHVDDLKGKVIVLDPGHSRDPGSVGPTGLSEAEANLAIALELRDRLEGAGARVVMTRIDTAHVELADRPKIAAAAEADLFVSIHNNALPDGVNPLVNNGASAYYYHPHSVNLARAIHDELVSRTGLADHGFFHGNLAVLRPTGYPAVLVECTFMILPEQEDALKTRAFRVTLADALCEGIKRFLKEYADAT, via the coding sequence GTGCTGGCGTGGATCGGCATCGCCCCCGCGGCCCCGCAGGGCCCCGCGCCGCGCATCGAAGTGATCTATCCCAAGGAGGGCCAGACGGTCGCCGCCGTCGACTCCACTTTCATCCTCGGCAACATCAAGCCGTGCACGCACCGCGACCAGTGGCGGCTCACCATCAACGGCGCCGCCGTGCCCGTGCATGACAGCGGCGGTTTCATCGCTTTCCTGCCGATCGCTCCCGGCCCGTTCACTTTCCGGCTCGAGGCCCGCCCGGTCGGTTACGATGACGCCGGGCGCCAGCACCGCCAGAAGACGTCGTTCCCCGAAAACGAACCGTCGGCCCCGATCGCCTGCTCCATCACCGTCGCCATTCCGGCGCCGGCCGTGAGCTACCCCCGCGATGTCCTTCGCCTCGGCCGGGAGTATCGCCCGCCGGCGGGCGATCTGTACCTGGCGGCGGGCGATCGCGTGGAGGCCTGGATCCAGGCCACCCCTGGATGCCGCGCCTGGTTCGCCATTCCCGGCGTTGCCGACTCGGTGCCGATGGCCGAGACCGACCCGCGCTTCCAGCCCTACTGGGGGGAAGCGGTTTTCGGCGAGGGTGCGGTCCCCGAGTCGCTCCGGATCGCCGGCATCTACTCGGGCTTCTATGATGTTCCGGCCGCGGCGCGCGCCGACAGTGTCCGCCTGCGCTACTTCCTCGCGCCGCCGGGACCGGCGGCGCAGTCGCACACGGCCTTGGAATCGGCTTCCCGCGCCGCCGACAGCGCGCTGCTCACTCTGCGCCTGCCCGACACCGTCCTCACCGACTCCAGCACCTGGCGGCTTTCGCTCAACAGCCCGGTCTTCCCGTTCACCGTTCGCTTTTCCGATTCCGTCAAAGTCATCCGCTACGCCCCGCAGCGCGCCTACCTCGCGGTCGGCCCGCCGGGCGGGGTGGAGGCGCTCGCGGTCGGCCGGGCGGGAGACTGGTACAAGCTGCGGCTCTCCCGCTCGCAGGTCGCCTGGGTGGACCGCCGAACGGTGACGCCGCTCCCGCGCGGCATCCTCCCCCCGCAGTCGTTCCTGCGCTCGCTCCGCACCTACCGCGACTCCGCCGCCGTCCGCATCGAACTCCCGCTCGCCGGGAGACACGCTTTCCGCGTCGTCGAGGACGACCGCCGCACTCTCCGCCTCCAGCTCTTCGGCGTCACCGCCGACACCGACTGGATCCGCTACGACCCCCGCGACCCGCTCATCGACTACGCCGCCTGGTCGCAGCCGGAGGAGGGGCTCTACGAACTGACGATCCGCCTGACCAAGGATCTCTGGGGGTACGATGCGTACTACCGGGGGAGCACGCTCTACCTGCAGGTTTACCGCGCCCCCGCGCATGTCGACGACCTGAAGGGGAAAGTCATCGTCCTCGATCCCGGCCATTCCCGTGATCCCGGCTCGGTCGGCCCGACCGGTCTGAGCGAGGCCGAGGCGAACCTGGCGATCGCCCTCGAGCTGCGCGACCGTCTCGAGGGGGCCGGCGCGCGCGTCGTAATGACCCGGATCGACACCGCCCACGTCGAGTTGGCCGACCGGCCGAAAATCGCCGCCGCCGCCGAGGCCGACCTCTTCGTGTCGATCCACAACAACGCCCTTCCCGACGGCGTCAACCCGCTCGTCAACAACGGCGCCTCCGCCTACTACTACCATCCCCATTCGGTCAATCTCGCGCGCGCCATTCACGATGAATTGGTCAGTCGGACGGGCCTGGCCGACCACGGATTCTTCCACGGCAACCTCGCCGTGCTGCGCCCGACCGGCTACCCGGCCGTCCTGGTCGAATGCACGTTCATGATCCTCCCCGAGCAGGAGGATGCCCTCAAGACCCGCGCGTTTCGGGTGACCCTGGCCGATGCTCTGTGCGAGGGGATCAAGCGCTTTCTCAAGGAGTACGCCGATGCCACCTGA
- a CDS encoding C40 family peptidase, giving the protein MECAWVTTNILDMRAEPDHRAERVNQLLFADLVSWSAEKRGFAYVRRWDGYRGWADRRFLASLSERRAVAYSRRPAAVVTALQSRLLDFDGRPLPPHLLYYGTIVALDRLEARRLILVAPDGSRLCVKASSVRPIKEYNRGPLTGRDLVREAGRLVGVPYLWGGITAAGLDCSGLVQTVGRRLGLSLPRDSKDQIRTGRPVERARTICGDLVFFPGHVAIAVGRDRIIHSSRGGGGVRIESLAPDAPAYRSDLDQSYLEARRII; this is encoded by the coding sequence ATGGAATGTGCCTGGGTGACGACCAACATTCTGGACATGCGGGCCGAGCCCGACCACCGCGCCGAGCGCGTCAATCAGTTGCTGTTCGCCGACCTGGTCTCCTGGTCGGCCGAGAAGCGAGGGTTTGCGTACGTGCGGCGCTGGGACGGTTACCGGGGATGGGCCGATCGGCGTTTCCTGGCGTCGCTGTCGGAGCGGCGGGCCGTTGCGTACAGCCGCCGCCCCGCCGCTGTCGTCACCGCTCTCCAGTCCCGCCTGCTCGACTTCGACGGCCGGCCGCTGCCCCCGCACCTGCTGTACTACGGCACCATCGTCGCCCTGGACCGCCTCGAGGCGCGCCGGTTGATCCTCGTTGCCCCCGACGGGAGCCGTCTGTGCGTCAAGGCTTCCTCCGTTCGACCGATAAAGGAGTACAACCGGGGCCCGCTGACCGGCCGCGACTTGGTGCGCGAAGCCGGCCGGCTGGTCGGGGTGCCGTACCTCTGGGGCGGCATCACGGCCGCCGGCCTCGACTGCTCGGGGCTGGTGCAGACGGTCGGCCGTCGCCTCGGCCTGAGCCTGCCGCGCGACAGCAAAGACCAGATCCGCACCGGCCGGCCGGTCGAGCGCGCGCGTACCATCTGCGGGGACCTGGTGTTCTTTCCCGGTCACGTCGCGATCGCTGTCGGACGCGACCGCATTATTCATTCGTCCCGGGGCGGCGGCGGCGTGCGCATCGAATCGCTGGCGCCCGACGCCCCCGCGTACCGGTCGGATTTGGACCAGAGCTATTTGGAAGCGAGGCGAATTATATGA